The Actinopolyspora erythraea genome has a segment encoding these proteins:
- a CDS encoding DUF6314 family protein, which produces MLDLEAFLVGSWSLRRAILSTEYERLGEFTGTAWFTPSGGVLTYQEQGTLRFGGYQGTAFRRLRYHVTAPGRAEVYFDYGDFFHDLDLREGRCETNHPCRDDLYRGEFDVLDVDTWWQCWRVSGPTKNHLLRTEFRRGGRGERGT; this is translated from the coding sequence GTGCTCGACCTGGAGGCTTTCCTGGTGGGGTCGTGGTCGCTGCGCCGCGCGATTCTGTCTACCGAGTACGAACGGCTGGGGGAGTTCACCGGGACGGCGTGGTTCACGCCGTCCGGTGGGGTGCTGACCTACCAGGAGCAGGGCACGCTGCGGTTCGGTGGCTACCAGGGGACGGCCTTTCGGCGACTGCGTTACCACGTGACCGCTCCGGGGCGGGCCGAGGTGTATTTCGACTACGGTGACTTCTTCCACGACTTGGACCTGCGCGAGGGGCGTTGCGAGACCAACCACCCGTGTCGGGACGATCTGTACCGTGGTGAGTTCGACGTGCTCGACGTCGACACGTGGTGGCAGTGCTGGCGGGTTTCCGGGCCGACGAAGAACCACCTGCTGCGCACCGAGTTCCGCCGTGGCGGCCGGGGCGAACGGGGGACGTGA
- a CDS encoding undecaprenyl-diphosphate phosphatase, protein MLEWVSLTWLQAVVLAVVQGLTEFLPVSSSGHLRIVSQLFFSADAGASFTAVTQIGTELAVVIYFFGDIARLVTTWFRGMVNAEVRRTRDYRLAWYVIVGSIPIGILGFFFQDLIRGALRSLWITATTLIVFGLLLGLAERYGPQLRRQAELRLSDGVLMGLAQSLALVPGVSRSGGTITAGLSLGLDRPTAVRFSFLLAIPAVFAAGLLELGHVFDPGGPGLQPSGPQMLVATILAGAVGYICIAWLLRYVEKHSVYLFVWWRVIVGLAVYVLLTFGVLQA, encoded by the coding sequence GTGCTGGAGTGGGTTTCGTTGACGTGGTTGCAGGCCGTGGTGCTTGCGGTGGTCCAAGGGCTGACCGAATTCCTGCCCGTCTCCTCGTCGGGGCATTTGCGGATCGTGTCGCAGCTGTTTTTCAGCGCCGACGCCGGGGCTTCGTTCACGGCGGTTACCCAGATCGGCACGGAGCTGGCCGTGGTGATCTATTTCTTCGGCGACATCGCACGGCTGGTCACGACGTGGTTCCGTGGGATGGTCAACGCCGAGGTTCGGCGGACGCGGGATTACCGGCTGGCGTGGTACGTCATCGTCGGCAGCATCCCCATCGGGATTCTGGGGTTCTTTTTCCAGGACCTCATTCGCGGCGCGTTGCGGAGTCTGTGGATCACCGCCACGACGTTGATCGTGTTCGGCCTGCTGTTGGGGTTGGCCGAGCGTTACGGGCCGCAGTTGCGTAGGCAGGCGGAGCTGCGGTTGAGCGACGGTGTGCTCATGGGGTTGGCCCAGTCGTTGGCGCTGGTCCCGGGCGTTTCCCGGTCCGGCGGAACGATCACGGCGGGACTGTCGTTGGGGCTGGATCGGCCGACGGCGGTTCGGTTCTCCTTCCTGCTGGCGATTCCGGCGGTGTTCGCGGCCGGGCTGCTCGAACTGGGCCACGTGTTCGACCCGGGTGGGCCCGGGCTGCAGCCCAGCGGGCCGCAGATGCTGGTGGCCACGATCCTGGCCGGGGCGGTCGGCTACATCTGCATCGCCTGGCTGCTGCGGTACGTGGAAAAGCACAGTGTCTACCTGTTCGTGTGGTGGCGCGTGATCGTCGGCTTGGCGGTGTACGTGTTGCTGACGTTCGGGGTGCTGCAGGCCTGA
- a CDS encoding M24 family metallopeptidase, with protein MRHRVELRDDDEVELLRAAGRAVATTLEAVITRVRPEVSPAELERWAVSSLDEHGAAPAVPRSGGGRRALSISRDDVVCGGAPTDGRLRDGQLLTVECAGSVAGWCAWSAVGVGVGTMPESDRRLTDTAAEALRCGVGAVVAGHRLGEVGHAIGVVIRSAGCGMPTSCGYGIGRALREGPVIPGPGKRAAGVTAREGLVLTVAAGVCAGQDGGSRRGEDGPLVTGDESRACVFGHTVAVTRSGPRVLTAP; from the coding sequence GTGCGTCACCGGGTCGAACTCCGCGACGATGACGAGGTCGAACTGCTGCGCGCCGCAGGGCGCGCGGTGGCCACCACGCTGGAGGCGGTCATCACACGGGTGCGGCCCGAGGTGTCTCCCGCCGAGCTGGAGCGGTGGGCGGTGTCCTCGCTGGACGAGCACGGCGCGGCGCCCGCGGTGCCGAGGAGCGGTGGTGGGCGACGTGCCCTGTCGATCTCGCGGGACGACGTGGTCTGCGGTGGCGCTCCCACGGATGGGCGGTTGCGTGACGGGCAGCTGCTGACCGTGGAGTGCGCGGGCAGTGTGGCCGGGTGGTGTGCCTGGTCGGCCGTGGGGGTGGGGGTGGGCACGATGCCGGAGTCGGACCGCCGGCTGACTGACACGGCGGCCGAGGCACTGCGCTGCGGCGTCGGCGCGGTGGTCGCGGGACACCGGTTGGGCGAGGTCGGCCATGCGATCGGGGTGGTCATCCGGTCCGCCGGCTGCGGGATGCCCACCTCGTGCGGTTACGGCATCGGCCGTGCGCTGCGGGAGGGCCCCGTGATTCCCGGCCCGGGGAAGCGGGCCGCGGGAGTCACGGCGCGGGAAGGGCTGGTGCTCACGGTCGCGGCCGGGGTCTGCGCGGGGCAGGACGGTGGGTCGCGACGCGGTGAGGACGGTCCGTTGGTGACCGGCGACGAGAGCCGCGCGTGCGTGTTCGGCCACACCGTGGCGGTGACCCGCTCGGGACCCCGGGTGCTGACGGCCCCCTGA
- a CDS encoding histidine phosphatase family protein produces the protein MATVILLRHARSAANGSGTLAGRTPGIGLDDRGQTQAAGLAERLAQVPLRALVTSPLRRCVDTLSGLAGQRDLPVETEQDLTEVDYGDWTGRSLRELAEEPRWRVVQQHPSAAVFPGGEGLAGVQARAVAAVRAHDARVSAEHGDEAVWLVCTHGDVIKGILADALGLHLDGFQRIVVDPCSLSVVRYTETRPFVMRINDTGTDLSGVLPSEKSSSGDAVVGGSTGG, from the coding sequence GTGGCGACGGTGATTTTGCTGCGACATGCTCGTTCGGCGGCCAACGGTTCCGGCACGCTCGCCGGTCGTACGCCCGGGATCGGGTTGGACGACCGCGGTCAGACGCAGGCCGCGGGACTGGCGGAGCGGCTCGCGCAGGTCCCGCTGCGGGCGTTGGTCACCTCCCCGCTGCGGCGGTGTGTCGACACGCTGTCCGGCCTGGCCGGGCAGCGTGATCTCCCGGTGGAGACCGAGCAGGATCTGACCGAGGTCGACTACGGCGACTGGACCGGGCGGTCGTTGCGGGAGCTGGCCGAGGAACCTCGGTGGCGGGTGGTGCAGCAGCACCCTTCCGCCGCGGTGTTTCCCGGCGGGGAAGGGCTGGCCGGTGTGCAGGCCCGGGCGGTGGCCGCGGTGCGTGCTCACGACGCGCGGGTCTCGGCCGAGCACGGTGACGAGGCGGTGTGGCTGGTCTGCACCCACGGGGACGTGATCAAAGGGATCCTGGCCGACGCGCTGGGGCTGCATCTGGACGGTTTCCAGCGCATCGTGGTCGATCCCTGCTCGTTGAGCGTGGTGCGCTACACCGAGACGAGACCGTTCGTGATGCGGATCAACGACACCGGAACCGACCTGTCCGGGGTGTTGCCCTCGGAGAAGAGTTCCTCCGGGGACGCGGTGGTCGGGGGGTCGACGGGCGGTTGA
- a CDS encoding aldo/keto reductase, whose amino-acid sequence MRQRQLGNTGLRVSQLALGTMNWGYSTDAEQAAAQLATFHEAGGTLVETSPTYQQGRGETILGELLETTVPHERLVIATQTETHATSRAALLDSLHGSLRRLRVQHIDLWQLRGWDPSTPPEETLAALHDAVSSGKVRYIGLTHQHSWQLATIASLRRALPNHLPLASAQTEYSLLQRDPEARFLPAAEHHHLAVLAQAPLGRGVLTGKYLDEDPPDSRGADPNLAAYVDHHRTNRAGRIAHAVSTAADGLGTSPAAVALAWVRDRPGVGAPVLGTRTHEQLKTCLNCEDIVLPPAIQAALDDVSDPRAQPHTP is encoded by the coding sequence GTGAGACAGCGACAGCTCGGCAACACCGGTCTACGCGTGTCCCAGCTCGCCCTGGGCACCATGAATTGGGGCTACAGCACCGACGCCGAACAGGCGGCCGCCCAACTCGCCACATTCCACGAAGCCGGCGGAACCCTCGTCGAAACCTCACCCACTTACCAGCAAGGCCGCGGCGAAACCATCCTCGGCGAACTGCTGGAAACCACCGTCCCGCACGAACGACTCGTCATCGCCACCCAAACCGAAACCCACGCCACCTCCCGAGCGGCCCTGCTCGACTCGCTGCACGGCTCACTGCGCCGCCTGCGCGTGCAACACATCGACCTGTGGCAACTGCGCGGCTGGGACCCCAGCACTCCCCCGGAGGAAACCCTCGCCGCGCTCCACGATGCCGTCAGCAGCGGCAAAGTCCGCTACATCGGACTGACCCACCAGCACAGCTGGCAGCTGGCCACCATCGCCAGCCTACGCCGAGCACTGCCCAACCACCTGCCGCTGGCCAGCGCGCAAACCGAGTACTCACTGCTCCAACGCGACCCGGAAGCCCGATTCCTGCCCGCCGCCGAACACCACCACTTGGCCGTGCTCGCCCAAGCTCCCCTCGGGCGAGGCGTGCTCACCGGCAAATACCTCGACGAGGACCCACCCGACTCCCGGGGGGCGGACCCGAACCTGGCGGCCTACGTCGACCACCACCGCACCAACCGCGCCGGACGCATCGCCCACGCCGTCAGCACCGCCGCCGACGGGCTCGGCACCTCCCCCGCCGCCGTCGCCCTGGCCTGGGTCCGCGACCGCCCCGGTGTGGGCGCCCCCGTCCTGGGGACCCGCACCCACGAGCAACTCAAAACCTGCCTCAACTGCGAGGACATCGTCCTTCCCCCCGCCATCCAAGCGGCACTCGACGACGTCAGCGACCCCCGCGCCCAACCCCACACCCCCTGA